ttcagttctagttcagttctagttcagttctagttcagttctagttcagttctagttcagttctagttcagttctagttcagttctagttcagttctagttcagttctagttcagttctagttcagttctagttcagttctagttcagttctacttcagttctagttcagttcttgttcagttcagttctagtttacttctagttctagtttacttctagttcagttctagtccatatctagttcagttcttgttctagttcagttctagttcagttctagttcagttctagttcagttctagttcagttctagttcagttctagttcagttctagttcagttctagttcagttctagttcagttctagttcagttctagttcagttctagttcagttctagttcagttctagttcagttctagttcagttctagttcagttctagttcagttctagttctgttctaatactgttctagttctgttctagttcagttctgttctatttctgttctagttctgttctagttctgttctagttctgttctagttctgttctagttctgttctagttctgttctagttctgttctagttctgttctagttctgttctagttctgttctagttctgttctagttctgttctagttctgttctagttctgttctagttctgttctagttctgttatagttctgttctagttctgttatagttctgttctagttctgttctagttctgttctagttctgttatagttctgttctagttctgttctagttctgttctagttctgttctagttctgttctagttctgttctagttctgttctagttctgctctagttctgttctagttctgttctagttctgttctagttctgctctagttccgatctagttctgttctaattctgttctagttctgttctagttctgttttagttctgttctagttctgttctagttcagttctagttcagttctagttcagttctagttcagttctagttcagttctagttcagttctagttcagttctagttcagttctagttctgttttagttctattcttgttctgttttagttctgttctagttctgttctagttttgttctagtttttttctagttttgttctagttttgttctagttttgttctagttttgttctagttttgttctagttccgttctagttctgttctagttcagttctagttcatttctagttcagttctagttcagatctagttcagatctagttcagttctagtacagttctctatagtctgtactatagattaatctatagtctgtgctatagattactctatagtctgtacttactctatactctggactataaattacaCTATGATCTGGACTACAgagtactctatagtctgggctattgtCTAAACTATCGACTAAAAAatggtttattaattttttttaagcttaATCAGAATTGTAATGAGTTACAAACATTGATGCATCAGAAAATTCAGTAAAATGGAAATTCTGCTGTAGATGAACGtctcccccgggggcatgttaccttggcgagacctccgccttggtgtttttgcaatcccggggtataaagaggtggccaatacctccggtctgaccgggactgaaaaaattggttacagtctactgcttggcttagtccttgcatagattgccagaggtcagaccagagcaccacataatctggtactacgggtggttagttgcccgcaggactatgtcctggctggtcagttggttgtggttccttcgggatccacgtagtgactgtggtttaaacccaaattcgcggagAGAGTATGTGGCGGTTAAAAACTGATGCATggtaatagtcaatatttcgggatgaGTTATGtcctgttgccgaaaacaacagataccccacagaggagtgactgtgggactaagcgttggaaatgggttggagtcaattgtatatgatacggaatgaatgtagaggtatgcgggccttaccccacccgtatacataaatgagtgtgtcgtatgtttttctctatgaatgtgtcgaataaatgagatgtgtgctgggttgaatgatgatggatgaaaggtatcatatacaagtgataccgattaattttccttccttgtccagatatgttcagagtatactctgttcatatcagacttaccacagcgtgtcactgtgagtaagaacaatgtctacggcttattgatggatcgtgcttctgtccaccggttacgtctctaggtgctgttaccgaatcaacagagccatagtagtgtggttgtctttcaacgtgactactttggcaagagattagatagctcgagtactccagcaaagtacttgcgcatggaccggtcatagccaatgtgcaaaaatgccacctgagtcttcattgaagacaaaggggcgatggtagaccgttctcaagtctaccctgtggatgaaaaagaccaccgtgggataaggccgacacggcaggtgctcacgttaaaactctcgacagtctgtagATGAACGTGCAATAAGGAGTAGCaagttgaaaatttcaattaacaAAGTCATAACGATAGCTTTTTTCCGGTTgcattctattaaatatttacatctTTTAAAAATGACACCATAAATTGTTTTAGTCCTTTGTTTGTCTTCTTTTCACTTCGACAAattttaactaactaaaaaacaaGCTCAACGGTTTAACACCCAACTATTTTACCAAgttaaaaagaattttcaaatGATTACAACACTTTCCAAAGTGGACCTACCTCAAAGTTTAGTCGTATAcggtttgtgtgtgtgtgtttggcaAGTATGTCAGCTAACGAAATTTTGAGAAATCAATCAAACCATTTTGACCCTAACCCAAATAcgggttgttgtttttattattattttttaattttatagttttaagtactgcaattacaaaaaatattttattaaggtAATTTGATGACAATTTTAAATCATACTCTTGTTCACAACagagacagagagagagagagtgtgtgtgttagattaataaaagtttaaaatcacGCTCGCCcccaaaaataataatgtttatagacGTACGAGTacgtaaaaattttacatgttttgcattttaattttttttcattctcaaaattcacacaaacaaattttataaattttaaagttgctatttgtttatttatttaatagacACATGATTTatgttacttgtttttattgttgtttaaacaataacatttcAATTAGTAAGTTCATTAAACTTGAAAATAAATCCAAATATTCTTAAGTTTGCTAAAATTTTCGCATTTTTTTCTCAGCGTTAAATTTTCTTCAGTGTAATGTTTACTATTTAGGCTTTAAGGTTGCCATATTGTGATTGACAGGTGTGTAAATAGTTAACATGTTGCCAAGTAAGATTCTGTTTTGAACTCAatggtattaaaaattatttgataatttatagttttaatggtGTTTGCATTAATAAATAcgccaattttattttaattattgatcacacaaacaaatattacataattttgttgtaaaatgatTGGTCAAAATTGCCACTACTACTTgtgacttttttttttgtttttggcaaCACTCATACTCACACATACTGTCCGTTATATTCCGAAATGCCGGGAATATTGCGTTATTAACAATTCGTGCTTACATGGTTGCATTTGCtagagaacaacaacaaacaaacttgaaaaatttgtaCAGGCGTTCGATTAGGGCGgttaatttatattcaaaacacATTCTTGGCTTAAtcgtaattgttttatttttaagtatataCAATGATTGGGTACTgcaaacaatttgaaaattatgcaaaaaaaattaaaaaccccACTATGCTGAAATTTCATATtgacaaaaatatgtatgaagTGCAGACAGTTAGTCCGTCCAATActacgtccgtccgtctgtccattcaataaaaactatatttactaaaattgaaaatgaaaacgaaaccgataaactacaaaaaaacaaaaaaaaaatgtaataatacaacaacagcaaaatgaaaaattcaaaaaaaaaattcaaaaatgaaacTTCCGTTGTGGTATAAAATCATTGTTTGTTCCCAGAAAAAGTATCACATAGCATTCATACCTCAAACAATTAACAACTACTTGAACTCAGGATTATTaaccaaagttaaaaaaactattcaatATGAAATTATTCATTGTATTGGCCTGTACATTGGCGTTGGTAGCAGCCAGACCCGAACCACCCAAGACTCGTTATGGTCCACCACCAGCACCACAAAAGGAATACTTGCCACCCAACAAACCAGCTGAACAATATTTACCTCCTTCGGCTGCCCAACAACAACCTGCTCAACCCTTACCTGTCTATGGTGCTCCAGCACCCTTCTATGGTCCACCCGCTGAAGCTGTGGTAACCAAAAATGTCTATGTTCATGTGCCACCAGAGGAGCCTGAGGCCTACCCACCACCAGCACCCATCCAAACTGCTGTACCCAAGAAACActacaaaatcattttcattaaGGCACCCAATCCACCCACTCCCATCCGTCAAGTTGTTCCTCCTCCCGTTCAAGATGAACACAAGACTTTGGTCTATGTTTTGGTTAAGAAGCCCGAACAACAAGAACCTTTGGTTATTCCCTCTCCTGCTCCTACTGAACCCAGCAAACCTGAGGTCTACTTCATTAAAtacaagcaacaacaaaagcCTGCCGAACAATACGGTCCTCCCGCTGCTCCTGCCTCCGAATATGGTCCACCCGCTGAGAAATTCTAAATCTAAATTTGGTTTAGTTCTTCATAACCTCATATACTCACTTAAATCATTTCACGTCATTCCTCTAaacggaatgtgtaaatatttccttttaacGAAATCATTACTTTAAAATGTCGTCGACATCCATCCATTTTAATCAGTTGTTATTTAGTACAATGTTGTTAAGTTTATTGAATAGTTAAaacgatttttattaaataaataaaaaaataaattattttatataaaaagaaaactttttatttttaaattaattttagattGTGGTAGATCCTTATACAATTCTGATAGCAACACTCTTTACCCGAAACTTTGTTtcattctatacaaaaaaaaaaatagtctcTCAATGTGAGTTATATACTTACATAGGGAAATATTTATACAGGGTTTTGTGacatatagaccagactaaagtgttgacaatagactagaccacaagcttgactataaatcagactatagtTATATAGTCTTAACATGTTATAGCTATGATCTAGTTttgatctagtttagttccactTCAATAAAAGATCAGCTccaattcaattctagttcaattccaaTACAGTTACAGTTCATTTTCTGTTCAGTTCAAatttagttatagtttagttatagttcagttctagttcagttttacttcagttctagtttagttctagttcagttctagttcagttcagttctagttcagttcagttctagttcagttctagttcagttctagttcagttctagttcagttctagttcagttcagttcagttctagttcagttcagttctagttctagttcagttcagttctagttcagttctagttcagttctagttcagttctagttcagttctagttcagttctagttcagttctagttcagttctagttcagttctagttcagttctagttcagttccatttcagttcttgttcagttttagtttagtactagttcaattctagtttatttcatacagagatttaaatgttatatgattccttataatttttaatttcgtcTGATCGAACATCTGACACACATATTATCCCCAGAATCTGCAAACATTTGTGAGACATTATTCGCATTATTAAGAAAAaccataaattatttataatatttatacataatttttgccaattcagaaaaaatatgtatataacacattttccaattataaaaaaaatatgtactataACAATTTTCGATTACACGAAATCACACTTTATGTATATTCTGAAATCTATATAGTCGCGTATTTTTCTCACATGAAAAGAATTAatcacatttttgtttttttttctgaattccATTGAACAAGTGGAAAGTATGTGAGTGCAAAATTCATTTTCTTgtcaattaatacaaaaatatctcaTTGGTTTACTAGTGAGAAACACGCTGACAATAATTTCAGTAAAAACTGTCAGTACAACAGCCAGAATTCGTGCATTCAACTTTGTCTGTGTCATCGAAAGAGATTCTTACAAATCAGCTTATAAAATATCCTACATCCAcaagtatttaacaaaaaatcataaactTAAATGGGCCAAAGAGATATATTAATTCAAAAAACACCCAACTTTACGCATAGATACACATcatcatatatatatgtaaatacatatgtatgtgtgtatgtatgtttacattTATTCGAATGCGAATTCGCAACAGCTAAGATACTTTCAGATCTAATACATagtatttaatgaaaaacaaactaatGGATGGGACACCTAATCAAAACAAAGAAAAcgacaataaaaacaaagttaaaacactttaaaaatacaacaataaaaatacatgCATTTTTAGAAAGAAAGAACGAAAACTCGTCATACATTTGTACTCATTTGAACGTTAATGACAGTGAGGCGAGACAGACGCGCGACATTCATACAGACGTACCGAGTTTGTGTAcaaaagaaaagaacaaaaaaaatacctaCTAGTGATCGAAAGACTACACAATGACGTTTAAATTGAGTAAAAAACGAAGATGAATAAAAAAGGTGAATTGGTTTTGCGGTACGATAACGACTAGACTGTGTTCAcactacaaaaattaaatttgtgaaatttGAAACGAAATTTCTATTTagaagttcagttctaattcagttttagatcagttctaattcatctctagtacagttctaatttagttatagttcatgtctgttctaaatcagttctaatGCAGAATTAATTCAGCTCtaggttatagtttagttctagttcagttctagttcagttctagttcagttctagttcagttctagttcaattctagttcagttctagttcagttctagttcagttctagttcaattctagttcagttctagttcagttctagttcagttctagttcagttctagttcagttctagttcagttctagttcagttctagttcagttctagttcagttctagttcagttctagttcagttctagttcagttctagttcagttctagttcagttctagttcagttctagttcagttctagttcagttctagttcagttctagttcagttctagttcagttctagttcagttctagttcagttctagttcagttctagttcagttctagttcagttctagttcagttctagttcagttctagttcagttctagttcagttctagttcagttctagttcagttctagttcagttctagttcagttctagttcagttctagttcagttctagttcagttctagttcagttctagttcagttctagttcagttctagttcagttctagttcagttctagttcagttctagttcagttctagttcagttctagttcagttctagttcagttctagttcagttctagttcagttctagttcagttctagttcagttctagttcagttctagttcagttctagttcagttctagttcagttctagttcagttctagttcagttctagttcagttctagttcagttctagttcagttctagttcagttctagttcagttctagttcagttctagttcagttctagttcagttctagttcagttctagttcagttctagttcagttctagttcagttctagttcagttctagttcagttctagttcagttctagttctagagttctagttcagttctagttcagttctagttcagttctagttcagttctagttcagttctagttcagttctagttcagttctagttcagttctagttcagttctagttcagttctagttcagttctagttcagttctagttcagttctagttcagttctagttcagttctagttcagtaaatagttagttctagttcagttctagttcagttctagttcagttctagttcagttctagttcagttctagttcagttctagttcagttctagttcagttctagttcagttctagttcagttctagttcagttctagttcagttctagttcagttctagttcagttctagttcagttctagttcagttctagttcagttctagttcagttctagttttctagttcagttctttcagttcttcagttctagttcagttctagttcagttctagttcagttctagttcagttctagttcagttctagttcagttctagttcagttctagttcagttctagttcagttctagttcagttctagttctagttcagttctagttcagttctagttcagttctagttcagttctagttcagttctagttcagttctagttcagttctagtttagttctagttcagttctatttcatttctagttcagttctagttcagttctagttcagttctagttcagttctagttcagttctagttcagttctagttcagttctagttcagtttagttcagttctagttctgttctagttctgttctagttctgttctagttctgttctagttctgttctagttctgttctagttctgttctagttctgttctagttctgttctagttctgttctagttctgttctagttctagttctagttctgttctagttatgttctagttctgttctagttctgttctggttatgttctagttatgttctagttatgttctagttctgttctatttatgttctggttctgttctaattttgttctagttctgttctagtttcgttctagttctattctagttttgttctagttttgttttagttttgttttagttttgttctagttcttttctagttctgttctagttctgtttttgttctgttctagttctgttgtatttATGtcctggttctgttctagttctgttccatttcaagttctgttctggtagtggttctagttctgtttatttttattgttcgtAAATCGGCGCATACTCCATTaggaataatgaaataaatacaagACCTAATTAACTTAGAATAAGTTCTATGGTTCtaaattttgagaaataaattttctacttcTATATCAAAGATGTGACAAGCCTAAAATACCGATTATCTTCAACATAGGGCACATTCGTACACACTACATATTTATATGAGAGTTTAATGATTTCAAGATAAACTCCCGACAAcgaaaacatatgtatataaaaaacccaaaaacaaAACCTCAGCCGAAACAataaagagaaagagagagtaaATATCAATTAAGTACGACAAAGAGTTAGAGAGTTGGCGAATACCGAAAAGTTTTGTATCCATGAAGATTGTTTATGGAAAAAATATCCGTACTTTAGTATTTCGCAAGACGGCTACGTGAGTTGAACGAtcgttaaaaagaaaaatattaaagaaaaaaaaaagaataataaaaaaatacataaaggaAATAATAAACGATAGTTAagtgaacaaaaaaagaaaataacaaaacgtTCGATATACAAGaacaaataatacatatttaacgAGGGcaaattttagttaataattgaagtgtttttataaataaaatataaaaatgaaatggtTCAAGTCCAGCAAGAAAGAAGAGGAGGAGGAAGAGAATAATGCACGAGCTTTAGTGAGACAAGATCCCAGGACTAATGTTAAGACCACCACAGCACAATCGGAAACCACCAATACTACCACACAAAATTCcaccatatttaataataacaaaaataccgTTACTTATCAATCCACCAAACAAACTGTAACATCACGTCAAACGGCTCGCATAACGGAAATTACAAGTAGACGAACCCCCACCCCTGAGGAAATTGAGGAAATGATGCGTTTGctgcatttaaataaaaaacccgaAACTAAAACGTTtaccacaacaacaaccacatcgAGTGTTCCGGTTAGACGTAATCGTCCGGGTAACTTGCCCGCTTTACCCTCTTCTCAGCGTAACTCACAAAATGGCATATCACCCAAAAGtgctacaaaatttaaaaatactgttTCGCCAGTATCACGTCTTATCTTTAACTATGAGTCATCTTCACAAGGGGCCGGTGGTAGTGCCGGTGATGCCTCTTCGAAAACCCCTAAAACACCAACAATAGTTAAAACTTCGTCAACAACAGTGACAGAGAAAAATGGTCGTACCATAACACAGCGTGTCGAAGAGCATCGCATTAAGTttgatgttaaaaatttcaaattatcgACGCCAAATTCACCGTTAACAAAGAATTTTTCTAGTGCCGAAGATAGTTATAAATTTGATGCCCGACCCATGTTGCCAGCCTTGCCAGCAACCTCTCGTTTGAGTAGCAGTAGTATTGGTAGCAATAACAGCAGCACTAgctctatttttaataaaaccacgATCTCAAAACCTACCTCAACATATGCCACAACCTATACCTCGCCCTATAAACAAAGGGAATTGAATCGTGTGCCTAATACTACCACGACATTTTCTTCCAGCACCAAACCTTCCTTAACTACCAAAACTGCTACAACAACATCTGCCAAACCTAATACTAGTTCCAGTTCCCTATTCACCAACACCACCACTAAACCCAACTCAATATTTAGTTTAAGCACGCCGAAAACCACAGCCACCACTTACACCTCCAGCATAAGTAAACCCACACCACTTTTCACTTCCTCGAGTACTACTCGAACCCCTACCACCACAGCAAGTTTAAAGAACTTAACACCCACTTTGGTGGTCAGTGGTAAGACGATTACGACACCTTTAAGTAAACCTGGTTATGCCTATATCTTCAATAATGTTATCTTCGATAATCCCAATAATGAGGAACGTGTGGGCAGTGCTGAAGATGTTAAGGCTTTGGTGCAAACTTTTgaatatttcaaaatgaaaactACGGTTATAGAAAATGCCAAAGTGGATAAAATACGCAAGACAGTGGAAAAAAGTAAGTagagaaatcttttttttttaactttaaaacaacCGGTTAGTTATTTCagagttttattttaacttttttatacccttcatcttcgtgagaagggtatatatgataagtttgtcattccgtttgtaaattctataaaataattttcctataaagtatatatattctggatccttatagatagcggagcctattaagccatgtccgtctgtctgtttgtctgtccgtctgtctgtctgtctgtctgtctgtctgtctgttgaaatcagtttttagaggtccccagaaatcggcgagatccgaatcttcaataattccgttagacatgcttttgagaagatcgctatttaaaatcagcaaaatcggtctataaataacggatatatgagcaaaaatccttcacctttgtgagaagggtaatttctataatataattttccgaccctataaagtatatatattctggatccttatagatagcggagtctattaagccatgtccgtctgtctgtctgtctgttaaaatcagtttttagaggtccccagaaatcggcgagatccgaatcttcaataattcagttagacatgctttcgagaagatcgctatttaaaatcagcaaaatcggtctataaataacggatatatgagcaaatatccgagacaatctctgaaaatttcatcaaaaaagctaCATtcttttcatgctttgttaaaaaagcaacaacaacactgtgaattggataaagatgtacatgtgcgtgtggagatgtatttggttttattcagctgtgtattttttttttttgtatgtttacatgctgttctgttctcacgaaggtaagaacatggagataaagcagtaatatgttggtaatacagctcatatttgtttgagggtggtaatacagtttgacggtggtattacagtacaacggttaatatttctttctgcaacagtttatatttgtttgtgtgtatgttatgtgtgacatgtgtgcagagatacaaaataaataataaaaactgttttttaaaacatacttgatgaagggtatataagattcggcacagccgaatatagaaatattacttgttttttttttcctttcaagCTAAATGTTAATTACCATTTAGTTCCAagaatttaagtaaaaacaaatttgataacTTGACTCTCtgcttttgttattgtatttgtttttatcaatCTATAATAATTTCGatttatgattattataaaaacacaaaacaaacagaatattttgtttgttattgaacTTGCTAATACCTCAAATAGATACGATAtgagtacaatttttttttttcaatatttaacagAAATAGCCAACCACCAACTATATAAGCGTGTGTTGACTTGATTCTTTTTATAACTTATGgaagtaataataacaataattgaaatgaatttaattttttaattatactctagtctaaatAGTTGTATCTATTATAAAGTTaaagcaattatttaaaaaaaaaaaaaaaactcgtcTAACGAAAggtcaaatttataaattttaccttTAGAAGTCCGATGTAAATGAACGATAACCATGAGTCATGATTGTATTTTAAGTAGAAGTTGTTTTTAGGAATTGCCATCGTTGCTTATgagttataatttattatatgttAAGGGCatttcacacgatcacac
The window above is part of the Lucilia cuprina isolate Lc7/37 chromosome 6, ASM2204524v1, whole genome shotgun sequence genome. Proteins encoded here:
- the LOC111682011 gene encoding extensin-3 gives rise to the protein MKLFIVLACTLALVAARPEPPKTRYGPPPAPQKEYLPPNKPAEQYLPPSAAQQQPAQPLPVYGAPAPFYGPPAEAVVTKNVYVHVPPEEPEAYPPPAPIQTAVPKKHYKIIFIKAPNPPTPIRQVVPPPVQDEHKTLVYVLVKKPEQQEPLVIPSPAPTEPSKPEVYFIKYKQQQKPAEQYGPPAAPASEYGPPAEKF
- the LOC111682004 gene encoding mucin-5AC-like, translated to MKWFKSSKKEEEEEENNARALVRQDPRTNVKTTTAQSETTNTTTQNSTIFNNNKNTVTYQSTKQTVTSRQTARITEITSRRTPTPEEIEEMMRLLHLNKKPETKTFTTTTTTSSVPVRRNRPGNLPALPSSQRNSQNGISPKSATKFKNTVSPVSRLIFNYESSSQGAGGSAGDASSKTPKTPTIVKTSSTTVTEKNGRTITQRVEEHRIKFDVKNFKLSTPNSPLTKNFSSAEDSYKFDARPMLPALPATSRLSSSSIGSNNSSTSSIFNKTTISKPTSTYATTYTSPYKQRELNRVPNTTTTFSSSTKPSLTTKTATTTSAKPNTSSSSLFTNTTTKPNSIFSLSTPKTTATTYTSSISKPTPLFTSSSTTRTPTTTASLKNLTPTLVVSGKTITTPLSKPGYAYIFNNVIFDNPNNEERVGSAEDVKALVQTFEYFKMKTTVIENAKVDKIRKTVEKIQTKDFKENACLVIVILSHGTRHEEIAAKDGHYSIDDHILFPILRNPTLNDKPKLFFIQACKGSMETNGYYTDAVPFSSPHGSANEILKCYSTFEGFVSYRTEKGSMFIQALCQNLKLFGSTKNIKDIMELVTQIVKQQSQ